One window of the Triticum dicoccoides isolate Atlit2015 ecotype Zavitan chromosome 3B, WEW_v2.0, whole genome shotgun sequence genome contains the following:
- the LOC119281812 gene encoding cytosolic sulfotransferase 12-like — MASSPQSSSTFAPKADDEAASHKEIYDQLLEVVSTNPTVPSGIGRPYTHHPDGWYAFTPAVVNAMVIKRHLKARDTDVFLATFPKSGTTWLKALLFATLRRTADGPALAPLAAHSPHQLIPFLEFQVFANGRIPDLSSLPAPRLLMTHIPSRSLPESVAASGCKVVYLCRDPKDCFVSLWHFWNRFAPSPWDLDEALQQFCDGVSLFGPFWEHVLGYWRWHVERPEQVLFLTYEELAADTLGQLRRLAAFLGRPFTSEEREARVDREIVEACAMESLAGLEVNRSGKTDMTENSVANNIFFRRGVVGDWKNHLTQEMARRIDEISESKFRGSGLALTPATADQN; from the coding sequence CCTCTCCACAATCCTCCTCCACCTTTGCACCCAAAGCCGACGACGAGGCAGCGTCCCACAAAGAAATCTATGACCAGCTCCTAGAGGTCGTGTCTACCAACCCGACGGTGCCCAGCGGCATCGGCCGCCCGTACACCCACCACCCAGACGGCTGGTACGCGTTCACGCCGGCCGTCGTGAACGCCATGGTCATCAAGCGGCACCTCAAGGCGCGCGACACCGACGTCTTCCTCGCCACCTTCCCCAAGTCCGGCACCACCTGGCTCAAGGCGCTCCTGTTTGCGACCCTCCGCCGCACCGCGGACGGGCCAGCACTCGCGCCGCTCGCAGCCCACAGCCCCCACCAGCTCATCCCTTTCCTCGAGTTCCAGGTTTTCGCCAACGGCCGGATCCCAGACCTGAGCTCCCTCCCTGCGCCGCGGCTCCTGATGACGCACATCCCGTCCCGGTCGCTGCCGGAGTCCGTGGCCGCCTCCGGCTGCAAGGTGGTGTACCTGTGCCGGGACCCCAAGGACTGCTTCGTGTCGCTCTGGCACTTCTGGAACCGGTTCGCGCCGTCGCCGTGGGACCTCGACGAGGCGCTCCAGCAGTTCTGCGACGGCGTCTCGCTGTTCGGGCCTTTCTGGGAGCACGTGCTGGGCTACTGGCGCTGGCATGTGGAGAGGCCGGAGCAGGTTCTCTTCCTGACCTacgaggagctcgccgccgacacgCTCGGCCAGCTGAGGCGCCTCGCTGCGTTTCTCGGGCGCCCGTTCACGTCAGAGGAGCGGGAAGCCAGGGTGGACAGGGAGATCGTGGAGGCATGCGCCATGGAGAGCCTGGCGGGACTGGAGGTGAACCGCTCCGGGAAGACGGACATGACCGAGAACTCAGTGGCGAACAACATATTCTTCCGGCGCGGCGTCGTTGGCGACTGGAAGAACCACCTGACGCAGGAGATGGCCAGAAGGATCGATGAGATCAGCGAGAGCAAGTTCAGAGGATCGGGGTTGGCGTTGACACCGGCAACCGCAGATCAGAACTAG